In Zea mays cultivar B73 chromosome 7, Zm-B73-REFERENCE-NAM-5.0, whole genome shotgun sequence, the following proteins share a genomic window:
- the LOC100279479 gene encoding pentatricopeptide repeat-containing protein At3g24000, mitochondrial isoform X1: MKKHHKFLFFFHRYIHRRTSKPYTSAAHRAVPISFPSSPASSTGLRELDLLHAGELAPTPRLYHSIIAACAQFKNLAGARAIHAHLSRSCLAGDAFLLNSLIHMYCKCGAVSDARHVFDKMPSRDVVSWTYLIAGYAQNYMPAEAIGLLPDMLRARFRPNGFTFTSLLKATGACGGCSIGEQMHALAVKYNWDEDVYVGSALLDMYARCEQMDMAIMVFDRLVSKNEVSWNALIAGFARKADGETTLMKFAEMQRNGFGATHFTYSSMFSAFARIGALEQGRWVHAHLIKSGQKLTAFVGNTMLGMYAKSGSMVDARKVFDRMDKRDLVTWNTMLTALAQYGLGKEAVAHFEEIRKCGIQLNQITFLSVLTACSHGGLVKEGKHYFDMMKDYNVQPEIDHYVSFVDLLGRAGLLKEALIFVFKMPMEPTAAVWGALLGACRMHKNAKMGQYAADHVFELDPDDTGPPVLLYNIYASTGKWNDAARVRKMMKATGVKKEPACSWVQIENSVHMFVADDDTHPKSGDIYRMWEEINMRIKKAGYVPNTAHVLLHINEQERETKLKYHSEKIALAFALINMPAGASIRIMKNIRICGDCHSAFKYVSKVFKREIVVRDTNRFHHFSEGSCSCGDYW; this comes from the coding sequence ATGAAAAAGCACCAcaagtttctctttttcttccACCGCTATATCCATCGCCGAACATCCAAGCCCTACACCTCGGCAGCTCACCGCGCCGTCCCCATATCCTTCCCCTCCAGCCCCGCCTCCTCCACCGGCCTTCGCGAACTCGACCTCCTTCACGCGGGCGAGCTCGCGCCGACCCCGCGCTTATATCACTCCATCATCGCTGCTTGCGCACAGTTCAAGAACCTCGCCGGTGCTCGTGCCATCCACGCGCACCTGTCCCGCTCCTGCCTCGCGGGCGATGCTTTCCTCCTCAACTCGCTCATACACATGTATTGCAAATGCGGCGCCGTGTCGGAcgcgcgccacgtgttcgacaaAATGCCCAGCCGGGACGTGGTCTCATGGACCTACCTCATCGCGGGCTATGCACAGAACTACATGCCGGCAGAGGCCATTGGGCTTCTACCCGACATGCTCAGGGCGCGGTTCAGGCCCAACGGGTTCACGTTCACCAGCCTCCTCAAGGCCACCGGCGCCTGCGGTGGCTGTAGCATTGGGGAGCAGATGCATGCTCTGGCTGTGAAGTACAACTGGGATGAGGATGTCTATGTGGGGAGTGCACTTCTGGACATGTATGCACGGTGTGAACAAATGGACATGGCCATTATGGTGTTTGACCGTCTGGTCTCGAAGAACGAGGTGTCTTGGAATGCCCTGATTGCTGGGTTTGCAAGGAAGGCCGATGGAGAGACCACGTTGATGAAGTTTGCAGAGATGcagaggaatggatttggggcgaCACACTTTACGTACTCGAGCATGTTCTCTGCATTTGCTCGTATAGGTGCTCTTGAGCAGGGCAGATGGGTGCATGCACATTTGATTAAGTCTGGGCAGAAACTAACTGCCTTTGTGGGGAACACTATGCTTGGCATGTATGCAAAGTCCGGGAGCATGGTTGATGCTAGAAAGGTGTTTGATCGTATGGATAAGAGGGATCTAGTTACTTGGAACACAATGCTCACTGCACTTGCACAGTATGGTCTTGGAAAGGAAGCAGTCGCTCATTTTGAGGAAATTAGAAAATGTGGCATCCAGCTTAATCAGATCACCTTCCTTTCTGTCTTGACAGCCTGTAGTCATGGAGGCCTGGTGAAGGAGGGCAAGCACTACTTTGACATGATGAAAGACTATAATGTGCAGCCTGAGATCGATCATTATGTAAGCTTTGTTGATCTTCTTGGTCGAGCTGGCTTATTGAAAGAAGCTCTGATCTTTGTGTTTAAAATGCCCATGGAACCAACAGCTGCTGTTTGGGGAGCCTTGCTTGGGGCTTGCAGAATGCATAAGAATGCTAAAATGGGGCAATATGCAGCTGATCATGTCTTTGAACTTGATCCAGATGATACTGGTCCACCTGTGCTGTTGTATAACATATACGCTTCTACAGGTAAATGGAATGATGCTGCTAGAGTGAGGAAGATGATGAAGGCAACTGGTGTAAAGAAGGAGCCTGCATGCAGTTGGGTTCAGATCGAGAATTCGGTGCATATGTTTGTGGCAGATGACGATACCCATCCGAAATCAGGAGACATATATAGGATGTGGGAGGAGATAAACATGAGAATTAAAAAAGCAGGATATGTCCCCAATACAGCTCATGTGCTTCTGCATATAAATGAGCAAGAGAGGGAGACAAAGTTGAAGTACCATAGCGAGAAGATTGCACTTGCATTTGCGTTGATCAACATGCCTGCAGGGGCATCAATTCGGATCATGAAGAATATTAGGATATGTGGGGATTGCCATTCTGCATTCAAATATGTCTCCAAAGTATTCAAAAGAGAGATTGTTGTGAGGGACACTAACAGGTTCCACCATTTCAGCGAAGGCTCTTGTTCCTGTGGAGATTATTGGTGA
- the LOC100279479 gene encoding Pentatricopeptide repeat-containing protein At3g24000, mitochondrial yields MYCKCGAVSDARHVFDKMPSRDVVSWTYLIAGYAQNYMPAEAIGLLPDMLRARFRPNGFTFTSLLKATGACGGCSIGEQMHALAVKYNWDEDVYVGSALLDMYARCEQMDMAIMVFDRLVSKNEVSWNALIAGFARKADGETTLMKFAEMQRNGFGATHFTYSSMFSAFARIGALEQGRWVHAHLIKSGQKLTAFVGNTMLGMYAKSGSMVDARKVFDRMDKRDLVTWNTMLTALAQYGLGKEAVAHFEEIRKCGIQLNQITFLSVLTACSHGGLVKEGKHYFDMMKDYNVQPEIDHYVSFVDLLGRAGLLKEALIFVFKMPMEPTAAVWGALLGACRMHKNAKMGQYAADHVFELDPDDTGPPVLLYNIYASTGKWNDAARVRKMMKATGVKKEPACSWVQIENSVHMFVADDDTHPKSGDIYRMWEEINMRIKKAGYVPNTAHVLLHINEQERETKLKYHSEKIALAFALINMPAGASIRIMKNIRICGDCHSAFKYVSKVFKREIVVRDTNRFHHFSEGSCSCGDYW; encoded by the coding sequence ATGTATTGCAAATGCGGCGCCGTGTCGGAcgcgcgccacgtgttcgacaaAATGCCCAGCCGGGACGTGGTCTCATGGACCTACCTCATCGCGGGCTATGCACAGAACTACATGCCGGCAGAGGCCATTGGGCTTCTACCCGACATGCTCAGGGCGCGGTTCAGGCCCAACGGGTTCACGTTCACCAGCCTCCTCAAGGCCACCGGCGCCTGCGGTGGCTGTAGCATTGGGGAGCAGATGCATGCTCTGGCTGTGAAGTACAACTGGGATGAGGATGTCTATGTGGGGAGTGCACTTCTGGACATGTATGCACGGTGTGAACAAATGGACATGGCCATTATGGTGTTTGACCGTCTGGTCTCGAAGAACGAGGTGTCTTGGAATGCCCTGATTGCTGGGTTTGCAAGGAAGGCCGATGGAGAGACCACGTTGATGAAGTTTGCAGAGATGcagaggaatggatttggggcgaCACACTTTACGTACTCGAGCATGTTCTCTGCATTTGCTCGTATAGGTGCTCTTGAGCAGGGCAGATGGGTGCATGCACATTTGATTAAGTCTGGGCAGAAACTAACTGCCTTTGTGGGGAACACTATGCTTGGCATGTATGCAAAGTCCGGGAGCATGGTTGATGCTAGAAAGGTGTTTGATCGTATGGATAAGAGGGATCTAGTTACTTGGAACACAATGCTCACTGCACTTGCACAGTATGGTCTTGGAAAGGAAGCAGTCGCTCATTTTGAGGAAATTAGAAAATGTGGCATCCAGCTTAATCAGATCACCTTCCTTTCTGTCTTGACAGCCTGTAGTCATGGAGGCCTGGTGAAGGAGGGCAAGCACTACTTTGACATGATGAAAGACTATAATGTGCAGCCTGAGATCGATCATTATGTAAGCTTTGTTGATCTTCTTGGTCGAGCTGGCTTATTGAAAGAAGCTCTGATCTTTGTGTTTAAAATGCCCATGGAACCAACAGCTGCTGTTTGGGGAGCCTTGCTTGGGGCTTGCAGAATGCATAAGAATGCTAAAATGGGGCAATATGCAGCTGATCATGTCTTTGAACTTGATCCAGATGATACTGGTCCACCTGTGCTGTTGTATAACATATACGCTTCTACAGGTAAATGGAATGATGCTGCTAGAGTGAGGAAGATGATGAAGGCAACTGGTGTAAAGAAGGAGCCTGCATGCAGTTGGGTTCAGATCGAGAATTCGGTGCATATGTTTGTGGCAGATGACGATACCCATCCGAAATCAGGAGACATATATAGGATGTGGGAGGAGATAAACATGAGAATTAAAAAAGCAGGATATGTCCCCAATACAGCTCATGTGCTTCTGCATATAAATGAGCAAGAGAGGGAGACAAAGTTGAAGTACCATAGCGAGAAGATTGCACTTGCATTTGCGTTGATCAACATGCCTGCAGGGGCATCAATTCGGATCATGAAGAATATTAGGATATGTGGGGATTGCCATTCTGCATTCAAATATGTCTCCAAAGTATTCAAAAGAGAGATTGTTGTGAGGGACACTAACAGGTTCCACCATTTCAGCGAAGGCTCTTGTTCCTGTGGAGATTATTGGTGA
- the LOC103632919 gene encoding uncharacterized protein, which translates to MSSVYRLPSTPPRQAARKTSPIRSCSPLSSRPYERPPERNAKRAREEEIHAAPAQPDFPFEEEEEEEEEEEEAAAGAGEASRRPPGVFQFPWQKCRGGLGVSAAGSSRELRDVFFRSLVDGGAAAIGVPGDRLVSPPPGRRALLEGVDAWLAAAADGEVDPVWRSALMARSSRMDGRGPSPRMLRPRVASSALRCPPSSAA; encoded by the exons ATGTCCTCCGTCTACCGTCTACCATCGACACCACCTCGCCAGGCAGCGCGCAAAACCTCTCCCATCCGATCCTGCTCTCCGCTGTCTTCTCGACCGTACGAG CGGCCGCCGGAGCGCAATGCGAAGCGCGCGAGGGAGGAGGAGATCCATGCCGCGCCCGCGCAGCCGGACTTCCCcttcgaggaggaggaggaggaggaggaggaggaggaggaggccgcGGCGGGGGCGGGCGAGGCGTCGCGGCGGCCACCGGGGGTGTTCCAGTTCCCCTGGCAGAAGTGCCGCGGCGGGCTGGGCGTGTCCGCCGCTGGGTCGTCACGGGAGCTGCGCGACGTCTTCTTCCGCTCCCTCGTCGACGGGGGCGCCGCGGCCATCGGCGTGCCGGGGGACCGGCTGGTGTCGCCGCCGCCCGGCAGGCGCGCGCTCCTCGAGGGCGTCGACGCGTGGCTCGCCGCGGCCGCCGACGGCGAGGTGGACCCGGTCTGGCGGTCCGCGCTCATGGCCCGCTCGTCGAGGATGGACGGACGTGGGCCCTCCCCGCGCATGCTTCGACCCCGCGTGGCATCGAGTGCGCTGCGGTGCCCTCCATCATCAGCCGCGTGA